The following proteins are encoded in a genomic region of Paenibacillus sp. FSL H3-0469:
- a CDS encoding DUF4349 domain-containing protein, whose amino-acid sequence MRKWGLHYLLYLVVVAVVLTGCGASSGNSDSAANSESAFRNEAASDGSAESAPAAVEAKEDSLANTAMADNGQAAVKGGGGNSALPKMDSGQGTDASAGFTGTDVVAGLNKKLIYKANLNMEVSDYGAAQTEVRNMVTLAGGYIIEFSENMSEYEQGGTIILKVPAAGFSPFLNNLEKIKHEKLQRSIQGQDVSEEYVDLESRLKAKQMMEAQYIDFMKKATKPADLVQFANQLGEIQEQIEQIKGRMRYIDQNVSFSTVELRLYQTEKSLTLTKTNAQGPLGERASEALKSSMKALSVMFQWLVVVLAAALPVLLVAGVVVALVLWLRKSIKRRQPAHLEQARLGGNRLPDREPQPHTEAAPVVPAATEEENMDKQNK is encoded by the coding sequence ATGCGAAAATGGGGTCTGCATTACTTATTGTATCTAGTGGTTGTAGCCGTGGTTCTGACGGGATGCGGCGCGTCGAGTGGCAATTCAGATTCGGCAGCGAATTCAGAAAGCGCGTTCAGAAATGAAGCAGCATCAGACGGATCAGCGGAAAGTGCGCCTGCTGCGGTAGAGGCTAAGGAGGATAGTCTAGCTAACACGGCAATGGCTGACAATGGTCAGGCTGCGGTGAAGGGCGGCGGGGGAAATTCGGCACTCCCCAAGATGGATAGTGGGCAAGGGACAGATGCTTCTGCCGGATTCACCGGCACCGATGTGGTAGCAGGGCTGAACAAGAAGCTGATCTACAAGGCGAACCTCAATATGGAGGTAAGCGACTATGGGGCAGCGCAGACTGAAGTGCGGAATATGGTTACTCTGGCCGGAGGCTACATTATCGAATTCTCAGAGAATATGTCTGAATATGAACAGGGCGGAACCATTATCCTAAAAGTGCCTGCGGCAGGCTTCTCTCCGTTCCTGAACAATCTGGAGAAGATTAAGCATGAGAAGCTCCAGAGAAGCATCCAGGGGCAGGATGTGTCGGAGGAATATGTGGACCTGGAGTCACGCCTTAAGGCGAAGCAAATGATGGAGGCACAATATATTGATTTTATGAAAAAAGCGACCAAACCGGCCGATCTCGTCCAGTTCGCCAACCAGCTTGGGGAAATCCAAGAGCAAATCGAACAGATTAAGGGCAGAATGCGGTATATCGATCAGAACGTATCGTTCTCTACAGTCGAGCTTCGCCTCTACCAGACTGAGAAGAGTCTTACCCTTACCAAGACCAATGCCCAGGGGCCGCTTGGTGAACGAGCTTCCGAAGCGCTCAAGAGCAGCATGAAGGCGTTGTCTGTGATGTTCCAGTGGCTTGTTGTTGTACTGGCGGCTGCACTCCCCGTCCTGCTGGTAGCAGGTGTCGTGGTGGCGCTGGTGCTCTGGTTACGGAAAAGCATCAAACGGCGGCAACCCGCGCATCTTGAACAGGCGCGGCTAGGCGGCAACCGGCTGCCGGACCGGGAACCGCAGCCTCATACTGAAGCGGCACCTGTAGTTCCAGCCGCAACGGAAGAGGAGAATATGGATAAGCAGAACAAGTAA